GTATATGCTCGCCTCGGCGCCAAGGTGTCGGTGGTGGAGTTCATGGACACCATCATCCCAACCATGGACCGCGCCCTGGGCAAGGAGCTGAAGCGCGTGCTGGGCAAAATCGGCATCGAGTTCTTCTTCAGCCACAAAGTAACCGGCGCCACCCGCGAGGGCGACACCGTAACCGTGACCGCTACCAACCCCAAGGGCGAGGAAGTGAAGTTTGAGGGCGACTACTGCCTCGTAGCCGTGGGCCGCTCGGCCTACACCCAGGGCCTGAACCTGGAAGCGGCTGGCATTGAGCTAGAAGAGCGCGGCCGCATCAAGGTCGATGAGCACCTGCAAACCAACGTGGGGGGCATTTATGCCATCGGCGACGTGGTGCGGGGGGCAATGTTGGCCCACAAAGCCGAAGAGGAAGGCGTATTCGTGGCCGAAACTATTGCCGGCCAGAAGCCCCACGTCAACTACCTGCTCATCCCCGGCGTGGTGTACACCTGGCCCGAGGTGGCGGGAGTAGGCTACACCGAAGAGCAGCTCAAGGAAACTGGCCGCGCCTACAAAACCGGCTCCTTCCCCTTCCGCGCCTCCGGCCGCGCCCGCGCCTCCATGGACCTCGACGGTTTCGTGAAAGTGCTGGCCGATAAGGAAACCGACGAAATCCTGGGCGTGCACATGATCGGTCCGCGCATCGCCGACCTCATCGCCGAAGCCGTAACCGCGATGGAGTTCCGCGCCTCCGCCGAGGACGTAGCCCGCATGAGCCACGCCCACCCAACGTATGCGGAAGCTATGAAGGAAGCATGCTTAGCCGCTACCGAGAACCGCGCGATTCATATGTAATAACTGGTTAGCAAGAGGTAAAAAGGTGCTTGGAGCTGCTTAGCTTTGAGCACCTTTTTCGTTTCTATGCACGCTGCTACTCTATTCTTGTTTACTGCGGTACTAATGACCACGTGTAATTCTCAGACACAGGAAGCTGCTAAGGCGGAAAAAGAAATTCCTCGCAACAGGCAGCCCGTGGCCGCTGGTTGTCAAATTTTTCACTGGGCGCCTCCATACGATGATTCCGGTCCTTTGCCAGACTCCTTGTGTGCTCGCTTGGGTCCGTGCCCGATGAAGTTCCGGTACCTCAGCGAGGCTGATTTGCAGCGCATACTGGCTAGTGATTCCGAAGAGGTAACAACCGTGTTTGAAAACTATTTTCTGGTAGGATATAACCCCATACGAATCATTTATCAGCCACCAGGCGAAACGAAACGGTGGGTAGAAACTTATGTGGGCGTAACTGGTAACCGTTTAGGAGACCGTTTACAGAGTTCGGTTGGCTTGGACACTGCGCGGCTAGGTAAATCAAGTGTGCCGGTAGTTGTAATTAGAATGGAAGAGACGCGCTCTGGACATCTCAACGGTGGGGCCACACGTTGTGTATCTATTATTAGCGTAGCCAAGGAGCCAGTGTTGTTGCTCAAAGCAGAGAACTACGACGAGAATTGGCGAGTTACAATTAACGAGGCGGACACGAAGGATAGCTCATCGAGCAGCACCGAGGATGTTGAAGCCGGAGAGGATAAGGAGCATTACATCTGCCAGCAGTCCATTGAGGTGCGTGATAGACAAATCGTGATAGGTCAGGTTAGAGACGAGAACGATAAGGTGGTTAAACCAACCATAGCTGCATTGCCCGCTGGCAAGTATCAGTACCAAAATGGTCAGCTGCTGCGCGCGAATAGGTAAGCTGTTGGAGGCAGCAAAAACGACAAAAGCGGCTGAAACTCTCCGGAGCTTCAGCCGCTTTTGCGTTTGTTAAGAAACCGGGTGGCCTCAGCTGCCGCGGTAGGTGGAGTAGCCGTAGGGCGAGAGGGTGATGGGCACGTGGTAGTGCGCGCCGTCCTTAATCTCGAATACTACCTCAATGAAGGGGTAGAACGATTGTTGCTTCTTGCTCTCGAAAT
The window above is part of the Hymenobacter radiodurans genome. Proteins encoded here:
- the lpdA gene encoding dihydrolipoyl dehydrogenase — protein: MNQYDVTVIGSGPGGYVAAIRCAQLGLKTAIIEKYPTLGGTCLNVGCIPSKALLDSTEHYHNAHTTFEEHGIELSDLQVNMNQMIDRKNGVVKANVDGIQYLMKKNKIDVIQGLGSFVDKTHIKITPTGGGEEQQIETKNVIIATGSKPTVLPFIQQDKQRIITSTEALNIREVPKHMVVIGGGVIGLEMASVYARLGAKVSVVEFMDTIIPTMDRALGKELKRVLGKIGIEFFFSHKVTGATREGDTVTVTATNPKGEEVKFEGDYCLVAVGRSAYTQGLNLEAAGIELEERGRIKVDEHLQTNVGGIYAIGDVVRGAMLAHKAEEEGVFVAETIAGQKPHVNYLLIPGVVYTWPEVAGVGYTEEQLKETGRAYKTGSFPFRASGRARASMDLDGFVKVLADKETDEILGVHMIGPRIADLIAEAVTAMEFRASAEDVARMSHAHPTYAEAMKEACLAATENRAIHM